A single genomic interval of Mauremys reevesii isolate NIE-2019 linkage group 24, ASM1616193v1, whole genome shotgun sequence harbors:
- the LOC120390359 gene encoding interferon-inducible GTPase 5-like, with the protein MASTEEASRSLFQDLDVKLPGMSEKDLEELKAAIETGNLSEAAQKAQEALELSKNTKLNIAITGESGSGKSSFINAMLGLADDDKGAAKVDIIESTTEPIDYLHPMLPNVKMWDLPGIGTPSFRPDTYLQQVSFARYDFFIIVTSKRFRSCNADLAQEIQKMGKKFYFVRSKVDEDLRNESKKRNYDQETTLQRIRDDCVEKLRNEGVNSPQVFLISRWEFDQYDSPQLQETLANELDSHKRHIFLLALPNISRPILDKKKAALVNQIWKRALKSCAIAAVPIPHLSVSCDVDILVESMTEYCKVFGLDEESLVKLSIQVRKPVSQLKGVIKTPLAKEISREDALELLSKVSGSVMGLCLTGSFKSSKSTYFDWEQVDKEMGEIMINIKKYISLLPVCGTLLAAEISLLATFNALYAFLEGVAGDAHRVLTEALEVAEKKSV; encoded by the coding sequence atGGCGTCTACAGAAGAGGCATCAAGGAGCCTATTTCAAGATCTGGATGTTAAACTCCCTGGTATGTCCGAGAAGGATCTTGAAGAGCTAAAGGCTGCCATTGAAACAGGGAACCTTTCGGAAGCAGCTCAAAAAGCACAGGAGGCCCTAGAGCTGTCAAAAAACACCAAGCTCAACATCGCCATCACAGGGGAGTCGGGATCTGGGAAATCGTCCTTCATCAACGCCATGCTGGGCTTAGCCGACGATGACAAAGGAGCGGCCAAGGTtgacatcatagaatccacaacAGAGCCAATTGATTATCTGCATCCCATGCTCCCCAATGTGAAGATGTGGGACCTGCCTGGGATCGGGACTCCAAGTTTCCGGCCTGACACCTACCTTCAACAGGTCAGCTTTGCCCGCTATGACTTCTTCATCATTGTCACTTCGAAGCGCTTCAGATCCTGTAATGCAGACCTGGCCCAGGAGATCCAGAAGATGGGGAAGAAGTTCTACTTTGTGCGCTCCAAAGTGGACGAGGACTTGAGAAatgaaagtaaaaaaagaaaCTACGACCAGGAGACCACCTTGCAGAGAATCCGAGACGACTGTGTGGAGAAGCTGAGGAATGAAGGGGTAAATTCCCCGCAGGTTTTCCTCATTTCCAGGTGGGAATTTGACCAATACGATTCTCCCCAACTGCAGGAAACTCTGGCCAATGAACTGGACTCTCACAAGAGACACATTTTCCTCTTGGCACTTCCCAACATCTCAAGGCCAATCCTGGATAAGAAAAAAGCAGCCCTGGTGAACCAGATCTGGAAACGAGCCCTGAAGTCGTGTGCCATTGCAgctgttcccatcccccacctctcTGTCTCATGTGACGTTGACATCCTGGTGGAATCCATGACTGAGTACTGCAAAGTCTTCGGTTTGGATGAAGAATCCCTTGTTAAACTCTCCATACAGGTCAGGAAACCCGTGTCTCAGTTGAAGGGTGTGATCAAAACCCCATTGGCCAAGGAAATATCAAGAGAAGATGCTTTGGAGCTGCTGAGCAAGGTTTCAGGTAGTGTAATGGGGCTATGTCTCACTGGGTCTTTTAAATCATCTAAGTCTACTTATTTTGACTGGGAGCAAGTGGACAAGGAGATGGGTGAAATCATGATAAATATTAAAAAGTACATAAGCCTCCTACCAGTGTGTGGAACCCTCCTAGCTGCAGAGATCTCGTTGCTAGCCACATTCAATGCCCTGTATGCCTTTCTGGAAGGTGTTGCTGGGGATGCTCACCGGGTGCTCACCGAGGCTCTGGAGGTGGCAGAGAAAAAGTCAGTTTAG
- the LOC120389964 gene encoding interferon-inducible GTPase 5-like, which translates to MEESKFIPGNKFSKDRNILPGLSEEETDKIKDALEAGDLSGAACVVQKSDELFNNTELNIAITGESGSGKSSFLNALRGLGDEDKEAAETGVVETTKEPKRYQHFKYPNVIFWDLPGIGTPDFRPDTYLEQVTFNRYDFFIVIASERFRANHAKLAQEIRRMGKKFYFVRSKVDLDIYNEKEKKNFDEEKTLDKMRNDCIKHLCREGMSSPKVFLVSSREFQKYDSPKLQKKLLKELGSHKKHVFLLALPNLSKPILEKKKKALQRQIWKQALKSCTIAAVPLPALSVKCDVGILVKNMREYCESFGLDDISLYALASQVRKPVAELKGVIKCPLAKNISKETAEEQLTKAAGKGLILAKHFISMIPVAGTIFAAERSFTVTYRMLNSFLDDVAEDAQRVLIKALERENK; encoded by the coding sequence ATGGAAGAATCAAAATTTATCCCTGGTAACAAATTTTCAAAAGACAGAAATATACTTCCTGGTCTGTCTGAGGAGGAAACTGATAAGATCAAGGATGCTCTTGAAGCAGGAGACCTCTCAGGAGCAGCGTGTGTGGTGCAGAAGTCTGACGAGTTGTTTAACAACACCGAGCTCAACATCGCGATCACAGGGGAGTCAGGATCTGGGAAATCGTCCTTCCTCAATGCCCTCCGGGGCCTGGGAGATGAAGACAAAGAAGCTGCTGAGACCGGGGTGGTAGAGACAACCAAAGAACCAAAGCGGTACCAGCATTTTAAATACCCCAATGTGATCTTCTGGGACCTGCCAGGCATCGGGACCCCAGATTTTCGGCCAGACACTTACCTGGAGCAGGTGACATTCAATCGCTATGACTTCTTCATCGTCATTGCTTCGGAGCGGTTCAGAGCCAACCACGCCAAACTGGCCCAGGAGATCCGGAGGATGGGGAAGAAGTTTTACTTTGTGCGCTCCAAGGTGGACTTGGACATCTAcaatgagaaagaaaaaaagaatttcGATGAGGAGAAAACCCTGGACAAAATGAGGAACGACTGCATCAAACACCTGTGCAGAGAAGGGATGAGCTCCCCAAAGGTTTTCCTTGTGTCAAGCAGGGAATTTCAGAAATACGATTCTCCCAAACTGCAGAAAAAGttgctgaaggaactgggaagTCACAAGAAACACGTTTTCCTCCTGGCCCTGCCCAACCTGTCCAAACCAatcttggaaaagaaaaaaaaagctttgcaAAGACAGATCTGGAAACAAGCCCTAAAGTCGTGCACCATCGCAGCTGTTCCTCTCCCAGCTCTCTCGGTGAAGTGCGACGTTGGCATCCTGGTGAAGAACATGAGAGAGTATTGTGAGAGCTTTGGGCTGGACGACATTTCCCTCTATGCACTCGCTAGCCAGGTTCGGAAGCCTGTCGCTGAGCTGAAGGGTGTGATCAAGTGCCCACTGGCCAAAAATATCTCAAAAGAAACGGCTGAGGAGCAGCTGACTAAGGCAGCAGGAAAGGGTCTAATTTTAGCTAAACATTTTATCAGCATGATACCGGTGGCTGGGACCATATTTGCTGCAGAGAGGTCTTTCACAGTGACATACAGAATGCTGAACAGCTTTTTGGATGATGTCGCTGAAGACGCCCAAAGAGTCCTGATCAAGGCCTtggagagagaaaacaaatga
- the LOC120390189 gene encoding interferon-inducible GTPase 5-like, which yields MLFHRKMEESKFIPGNKFSKDRNILPGLSEEETDMIKAALEAGDLSGAACVVQKSDELFNNTELNIAITGESGSGKSSFLNALRGLGDEDKEAAETGVVETTKEPQRYQHFKYPNVIFWDLPGIGTPDFRPDTYLEQVTFNRYDFFIVIASERFRANHAKLAQEIRRMGKKFYFVRSKVDLDIYNEKEKKNFDEEKTLDKMRNDCIKHLCREGMSSPKVFLVSSREFQKYDSPKLQKKLLKELGSHKKHVFLLALPNLSKPILEKKKKALQRQIWKQALKSCTIAAVPLPALSVKCDVGILVKNMREYCESFGLDDISLYALASQVRKPVAELKGVIKCPLAKNISKETAEEQLTKAAGKGLILAKHFISMIPVGGTIFAAERSFTVTYRMLNSFLDDVAEDAQRVLIKALERENK from the exons ATGCTTTTCCATCG GAAGATGGAAGAATCAAAATTTATCCCTGGTAACAAATTTTCAAAAGACAGAAATATACTTCCTGGTCTGTCTGAGGAGGAAACTGATATGATCAAGGCTGCTCTCGAAGCAGGAGACCTCTCAGGAGCAGCGTGTGTGGTGCAGAAGTCAGACGAGTTGTTTAACAACACCGAGCTCAACATCGCGATCACAGGGGAGTCAGGATCTGGGAAATCGTCCTTCCTCAATGCCCTCCGGGGCCTGGGAGATGAAGACAAAGAAGCTGCTGAGACCGGGGTGGTAGAGACAACCAAAGAACCACAGCGGTACCAGCATTTTAAATACCCCAATGTGATCTTCTGGGACCTGCCAGGCATCGGGACCCCAGATTTTCGGCCAGACACTTACCTGGAGCAGGTGACATTCAATCGCTATGACTTCTTCATCGTCATTGCTTCGGAGCGGTTCAGAGCCAACCACGCCAAACTGGCCCAGGAGATCCGGAGGATGGGGAAGAAGTTTTACTTTGTGCGCTCCAAGGTGGACTTGGACATCTAcaatgagaaagaaaaaaagaatttcGATGAGGAGAAAACCCTGGACAAAATGAGGAACGACTGCATCAAACACCTGTGCAGAGAAGGGATGAGCTCCCCAAAGGTTTTCCTTGTGTCAAGCAGGGAATTTCAGAAATACGATTCTCCCAAACTGCAGAAAAAGttgctgaaggaactgggaagTCACAAGAAACACGTTTTCCTCCTGGCCCTGCCCAACCTGTCCAAACCAatcttggaaaagaaaaaaaaagctttgcaAAGACAGATCTGGAAACAAGCCCTGAAGTCGTGCACCATCGCAGCTGTTCCTCTCCCGGCTCTCTCGGTGAAGTGCGACGTTGGCATCCTGGTGAAGAACATGAGAGAGTATTGTGAGAGCTTTGGACTGGACGACATTTCCCTCTATGCACTCGCTAGCCAGGTTCGGAAGCCTGTCGCTGAGCTGAAGGGTGTGATCAAGTGCCCACTGGCCAAAAATATCTCAAAAGAAACGGCTGAGGAGCAGCTGACTAAGGCAGCAGGAAAGGGTCTAATTTTAGCTAAACATTTTATCAGCATGATACCGGTGGGTGGGACCATATTTGCTGCAGAGAGGTCTTTCACAGTGACATACAGAATGCTGAACAGCTTTTTGGATGATGTCGCTGAAGACGCCCAAAGAGTCCTGATCAAGGCCTtggagagagaaaacaaatga